The Polyangium spumosum DNA window AAAACCCGTCACCGTGGCGGTGAAATCGAAGGGCAAGCTCATCTCGACGCCCGCGCTCGACAGGAGCCCCGTCTGCACGCCGCCCCGCAGGCCGCCGATCTGCAGGCCCGGGGCCGCGCCGAGGAAGCTCGGGGGCTGGTGCGTCACGCCAAACGCGCTGAGGAGCGTGAGGCGCTTGCCGAGCTCGAGGCGGCTCGACAGGCGCGGATCGAAGGTCGCCTGGGCGACGCCGTCGGACGTGAAGATGTCGGAGCGCAGGCCGGGGATGATCTCCAGCGCGGGATGGGGGCGGATCACGGCGTCGGCCCATATCGCGGCGGTGAAGTCGTCGCGGCTCGTGAGCTGACGCATCAGCGCGAGGTCGTTCGGGCTCGGCGCGTCGTCGTCGTTCTCCTCGATGTCGATCTCGAAGCGCTCGACCCAGGCGTCGGCGCCCGCGCGCACGGTGAGTTTGTCCGAAGGGCGCAAGGTGAGCTCGGTGCGCGAGCCGAGCACCCACGTCTTGCCGGCGTTCTCGCCGCCGCGGGCCTGGCTCTCGTCGTAGCCGAGCGTGATCGCGTGGCGCAATTTGCCGTGCTCGCCGAGCCTGCGATCGTAACGAAAATCCACGCGGTGGAACTGGCCGGCGACGACGGTCTCCTTCTCGCCGTCGTCCTCGTCGATCGTCGCGAGGTAGTCGTGCGAGCCGAAGGCGAACACGCCGATGCGGTCCGAGGGCGTGAGGTCGTAATGCAGCCGCGCCTGGTAATCCCAGTAGCCGAGCTCGACGCCCGGGGAGAACACCTTCAGGGCGAGCTCCGGATACGCATACCGGCCGGCGACGAGCGCGGCGCCGCGGCCGTTCGCGAACGGCGCCTCGACCATGGCGCCCGCGTCGAAGAGGCGGATGTTGCCCTCGCCGTGGAATCGTTTTTCGGGCTCGCGGACGGTGCCCGTGACGATGCCGCCGGTGAACCGGCCGAAACGCGAGGGGTAACCGCCGGGGTAGAGGTCGACGCGATCGACGAGCCCGGGGTGAATGACGCTCGGGCCCGCCGCGACGTGGAAGAGGAGCGGGACGCGGATGCCGTCGAGGAAATAACCAATGTTGCCCGGCGGCGCGCCGCGCACGAAGAAATAGGGGACGCCGGAGGCGATGGGCGTGACGCCGGGCATGGCCTCGATGGCGCGGAAGGGGTCGCCGAAGGCGCCGGGGAGCTGGCGGACCTCCACGCGCGACATCGTCCGCGTCGTGGGCGCCTGGTGTTCGCCCTGGACGCGCACCTCGATGGGCTCGGGCTCCGGGGGTTTGGCAGGAGGCACCGCGGGGGCGGGCGTGGGGGGTGGCGGGGTGGGGGGCGGATCGACGGGCGGGGGCTCCTCGGGGGCGGGGGCGGGCGCGCGGAACGTGACGAGGAAACGAATGCGGGCGCTGATGGGTTTTCCATTGCGGCGGGCCGGCTCGAACTCCCACGACGAGGCCGCGGCGGCCGCGGCGCTGGCGAAGGGCTCGGGCCCCTCGATCACCCGGGCCTCGGTGACCTTGCCGTCGGAGCGCACCAGAATGGCGAGCATGACGTCCGCGTCGCCCGTCGCGCCCTCGGGATAAGGGGGAATCGTGGGCCCGCGCGGCGCGGGCATGGTCATCTCGGGCGGCGGCTCGCTCGCGGGCTGTGCGTGGGATGAGGCCGTCACGAGGCACAGGGCGATGGCCGTCGCTCCGATGGCAAGGGCACGGGAATGGACGCTTTTTTGCTCTCGGCGAGGTCGCGATCCCGGGTAAAGCATGGTTTGAGGACCAACCATACCATGGATCATGGAGGCGCATGCCCTCTCCTGGGGGCCTTACGAACCTCTCGCTGTACTGAGGCCTTTGTGGTAGCGTGCGCCCGGGATCAGGAAACGGGGGCGAGGGAAGACGTATGCCGACGGCTCAACGCAAGCCATGGTACCGCCGCGAGACATTCTGGGTATTCGTGGGGCTCGGCCTCGGGGTCGTGATCGGGGGCTTCTTCCCGCAGGACGCGCACCCTTGGGCTTACAACTTCTTCCGGTTCTGCTCGAAGTCGTTCATCCTGCTCATCAAGGGGCTCATCGTGCCCCTGCTCCTCTCGACGATCATCGTCGGCATCGCGCAGACCGGTGATCTGAAGGCGGTCGGGCGGATGGGCGGCAAGGCGCTGCTCTACTTCGAGATCGTCACGACCTTCGCGCTCATCATCGGGCTCGCCATCGCGAACCTCCTCCGGCCCGGCGAGCACCTCCCGCTCGACATCGGCGCCCAGTCGTCCGTCACGCCCGCGCAGGCGCAGAGCGGCTGGGACATCGCCCTCCACCTGTTCCCGTCGAACCTCATCGAGCACGCGGCCAAGGGCGACATCTTGCCGGTCGTCGTCTTCGCGAGCCTCTTCGGCATCTCGCTCACGCGTATCGGCGAGAGGGGCAAGCCGCTCCTGATCTTCTTCGATACCGTCGCGCAGGCCATGTTCAAGTATACCGACATGGTCATGCGCTTGACCCCGATCGGCGTCTTCGGGGCGATGGCCTATAACGTCAGCCACATGGCCGCGGGCCACGTGGTCGACGGCAAGACGATCAAGAGCTGGCCTGCCGTCATTCACCTCCTCAAGCAATACGCGGCCCTGGTGGGGAGCCTCTATCTCGCGCTGGCCGTGCTTTTCCTTCTGGTCTTCGTCCCCGTGATGGTGATCTGCGGGATCAAGGTCATCGAATTCATCCGGGCGATCCGGGAGCCCGCGGTCACGGCGTTCTCGACGGCCTCGAGCGAGGCTGCGTTGCCGCGCCTCCTCGAGGACATGGTTGCTTTCGGCGTGCCTCGCCGGGTGGCGAGCTTCGTCATCCCGACGGGGTATTCGTTCAACCTCGACGGCTCGACGCTTTATCTGGTGCTGGCGAGCCTCACCATCGCCCAGGCGGCGAAGATCGAGCTCTCGCTCGGCCAGCAGATCGCCATGGTGCTCACGTTCATGTTGACGTCGAAGGGCGTCGCGGGCGTGCCCAGGGCCACGCTGGTCATCATTGCGGGGACGTGCGCGAGCTTCGGCCTCCCGGGCGAGGCGGGTATCGCGATGCTGCTCGCCGTCGACGAGGTGATGGATATGGGGCGGACCATGATCAACGTGATCGGCAATGGCCTGGCGTCGGTCGTGATCGCGCGCTGGGAGAAGGTCTTCCGCAACGAGCCCGACGAGGCGCAGGGCCTCGATGTCGACGTGCCGCCGGCTTCTTCGCGGGGCGACGTCCAGGTGAGCGGGGCCCCGTGAGGGCGGAGGCGCAGGCTCGGCCGATCGGCCGCGCGTCCGCGTTGCTCTTCCCTTGACAGTCCGGTCGCGTGTCGGCGAACCTACGCCGCGGCTTTCGGGGGTTGGGAAAGGATCGGTTCATGAACGTCAGCCTTCAGGCGCTATTTCCAGGCATTTATGTGTTCACGCCGGGCCGTCGCGTGCTCTCCATGCGGCAGGTGCGGGCGGAGGCGGTCACGGCGGGTTTCCTCGGGCTCGTGACGCACGCGGACGTTTGCGTCGCGCAGGATCGAGAGGCGCTCGTCATCGAGGCCAGGTGGAATGGCCGGGCGCAGGGTTCGCCGGTCATCCCGGGGCTGCGCGAGCTCGATATCACGCTCGACGGGACGATGACGTCTTTTCGTGACACCATCGATCGGCAGGTGCGCGTCTCCAAGGCGGATGACCCGCTCGCCGCTTCTGGCGCGTCCCTGCTCCAGATCCTCTTCCCGCTCGGCGCGGCGGCCGTGACCAACGCCAAGTATCCGGACCAGGCGGCCGAGGTGGACCGGATCCTGGACGAGGTCAAGCAACCGAAATGGGCGCCCGTGGTGGCCGAGTTCGGGTTGACCCGCATGATCACGCATATCACCGAGCTCGCGACCGAATATCGGAAGCTCCTCGAGACGCCCGCCGCCGACGGCTTGAAGTACGAGACGGTGAAGGAGGAGCGCGCGAAGGGGCAGAACCTCATGCTCCAGGCCCTGGCGATGATCCTCGGCAAGTATCCGTCGGAGAGCGACGCGGATCGCGCGGGCCGGGAGGCGCTGATGGGCCCGATCCTCCGGCAGAATGATGCCATTGGGCAATATCTCAAGGCGCGCCGCTCGGTCCCGGACGTGAACCCGGAGACGGGCGAGGAGCTGCTCTCGTCGGACGCCGAAACGAGCGCGCGCACCTGACCCCGAGGCGGAGTCCTCGCGTCGGTGGTCACGCCGACATCGACCCCCTCGTGGAGACCTCCCCGAGGTATTTTTGTCTACATCGACCCCCTCCTGGAGACCTCCACGAGGTATTTTTGCCTGCATCAACCCCCAGCGAGGGACCTCCGGTAGGTAAATTCGCCTACATCCATCGTCAGGGGAGGACCTCGGGGAGGTGGGGGTGCTGGGATGGATGTTGCGCCGATGACCTGCGGGAGGTCTCGGGAGGGGGGGTGGGGGTCGGTTTTGGGTTGGAATTCCCTCACCCGCACCCGCTGCCGTTCTCGCTCCGCGCCGGACGGCTCGGACAAGTATGCGAGCGGGTTGCTGCCGCTTTCGGGTCCCTCCCAATCGTGGTACGTTCGCCGCGAGATGCCGGCCCGAGACCAACTGCACGATCAACACCGAGACGGAGGTCATCGAACGATGGACACCCGAGCCACCGACCGCGAAGTGATCGAGAAGGTGCTCTCCGAATATGCTGCCATCCCCTATGCCCACGGTAACGTGGATACGGTGACGGTGTTCGATCGGGAGTCGGACCATTACCTGCTCATGATCGTCGGGAGCGAGAATGGGCGCCGGGTGCATGGCTGTCTCGTTTATATCGATCGGATCGGCGACAAGATCTGGGTTCAGGCGGACGGGACGGAGCGCGGAATGGCGCCGGCGCTGGTGCGCGCGGGCATCCCGGCCGAGCGAATCATGCTCGCCTTCTCTTCGGAGGGCGCGTATCCGTACTCCGACGTCCTCGCTGCGTGAGCGGTGAGGGCGGGCCAGGACGCGCGCGGCGGGAATGACGTCAGAGCGACGGGAGATGCTGGCAGACGAGGGCGACGGGCCCGCGGCGGTCGCCTCGTCGCTGGGGCCGGAGCAGGATCATGCGCTCGTCGTCGGCGTGAACGACTACCCCAAGCTCCGCTCGCTCCGCGGGGCCATCGCCGACGCACAGGCATTCGCGGGGTGGCTCCTCGATCCTGGTGGAGGTGGATTGTCGGCGAGGAACGTGCGCACCATCCTCTCGACCCCGGATCCGCTCTCCCCGCTCGGGGATGAAATCGACGACGCGCTCGAGGCGGTGATCGAGCAGGCCCGACGAGAGGGCGGACGCCGCTTCTACTTTTATTTCAGCGGGCACGGGTGCACGGGCGACAGACCGCACGATCTCGCGTTGTGCCTCGCCGATTGGTCCGAGCTCCGGCGCCGCTCGTCCCTCAGCTCGGATGCGTGGCTCGATGTCATCATCCGCTCCGGGGCGTTCGACGAGGTCGCGTTTTTTCTGGATTGCTGTCGGGTGTGGGCGGTGCGTGCGGTGGGGAGGCCGCCGAAGATCGATTTCGACAGGCCCGTCGAGCGGACGCACGCGCCCCGGGTGTTTCTGGCGTATGCGACGGAGTTCCAGCGTCCGGCCAACGAGGTGGCCCGCACCGCTGGCGAGGTGCGCGGGGTCTTCACAGAGGCGCTCGTCGAAGGACTCCGCGGCGCTGCGCTCGGACAGGGGCGCATGGTGTCCGCTGCCTCGCTCAAGCGATACCTCGAAGCTTCGACCGAGATGCGGGCGCGTGAGCGAGGTTTGTTCCAGCGCGCGGAGGTGCTGGACGGGCTCGCGTCCGAGGCGCGGTTCGGTAGCTCGACGCACCCGGCGATACTGCGGATCTCGTTCTGTGGCTGGAACAAGGAGCAGATGGTTCTTTATGGTCCTGGCTGTGACGAGATCCGCAGGGGCGACGCGAGCAGCGGCCCCTGGGAGCTCGAGCTGTCGCCTGGAATCTATAAAATCGCCGAGGTCGCGAGCAGCAAGCACCAATATATCGATTATAGAGCGGACCGGCCCATCACATGGTTCGCATTTTACGGTCCCCAATTCGTCTTCACACTCCCGGCTTGCCCGCGCCCTTCACCGGAGCTGGACTTCAGTCAGAGGCCAGCAATACCTGCGGGGGCTGTCATTAGCGCCGTAGCGGCATGTTATGCCCACACCTGGGATTTGGACATTGATGGGGCCGACGCTTCGAGTCGGCTTCGCATCGTCGTCATTCCGTCCTCGGATGCGATCATGAGCCCATCGCCGCAGCAGGACGTCGGCGAGGAATGGTCGGTCCGCGGAGGTGGCAAAACGATCCCACTCGACGGCCATGCCGAGTGGCGCAACGCGGACCGGTATGACTCCATCTTTTCGGCGCGGATGAAGCCGGGATCCTATACCCTGCGCTGCACGGGCGCCGAGCAACGCGAGGTTGCCATCCATTTGTATGCGGGGTGGTCGACACTAATTGTATTGCACGACCAACTCGATGCCCCTCATTTCGAGACGATGCGCGTCTTCCTGTGGCCGCTTGCTGGGATCGCATCGTCGATGTCGAGGATCGTTCGTGACGTCCTCACGGGTTTCCACCTGCTTTCGTCGCGCGACGAACACTCCGATCTGGAGCGTTCTCCGCGGTGCGTCGAGATCATGAATGGGGAATCGTTCGACGAGCCGATGAGCGGCCTCCTCGCCGCACACCTGGTTGCACACAGCGAGAGGCCGGATCCCGACCGCATCGAGGCCATTGCGGGGCACCTCGAATCCCTGATCGGCCCCTGTCCCGACGTCCAAGCTCTGCGATTGCGTGCAGCCCTCCTGCGCGGAGGCGAGCTCCCAGGTGGGCCCTATTCCGATCCTCCAATGCTCCGCGCCGGACTCCTTGCCTTCGTCGAAGCGAGCCACCGTGTCCCGGAGATCATCGCGCCCGAAAGCGCGCTCGAACACGCCTGCGTGGAGCGCCTCGTCGATTCGCCCCTCTCGAGCTGGCCCGTGCCTCAGGAAGAACCCAGCGAGGAGGGCTGGTTGACCACGACCCTTCGGGAGCTCGCCGCGGAGCGTGCAAACGGACGGGCGGCCCTCGATGCTCGCGCCGTCACGCAGGAGCTCGGCGTGCCCACGCTGGCCGTGAAGAGATGGCTCGAAGGCACGTGATCGTCGCCCAGACCCTCTGGTCGCGAAAACGTACACAGACAGATATCGCACCCGCACCCGCGCCCGCACCCGCGCCCGCACCCGCGCCCGCACCCGCCCGCTCCCGGGACGCGTTCAAAGGCGCTCTCGTCCGGGGGATCCGAGCGTGCCTGCGTGCTCGGGCGGCCGCCGGTGATCGCCGGGACCAGGGTTGTCACGCCAGGCGGCGGGAGAAGCTGGCCAGCGAGCAGAAGGGCCTCGACGCGCTGAACGAGAAGACCCCCGGCAGCCCGCAGAACGCCCGCGTGTCGCGGCTCCTCTTCCTGGCGAACGATGGCAGCGAGCGATTCTATCGAGATTGCGACGCGCTCCTCTCCCGTTACCCGCAGCGCCTCCTCGCGTGCCGCCTCGACATCCCGGGGGAAGCGCTGGGCGAAGCGCTCCTCGGCAGCACGAAGATGGTCCGGAGCGTGCTCGTCGTCGACAAGAAGGTCGGCGCGAGGGCCTTGCTCGCTTTGCTTCCGCCCGGCTGATCGCGCTCGCGCCCGAAGGTGAAATCGAAACGGGGCCCTGTCCGCGTAGCTGTTCGCGCGCCCTTGCGATAAGGTCGCGCCGATGAGCGACCGAGTGAGCGATGCGCAGGCGCGCGTGTACCAGGAGAAGGGCGTGCCGTTCAGCATCCACCACGCGGACGCGCGCTCGTTGCCGTTGCCCGACGCGAGCGTCGATGTCGCGATGGCCGGATGGGTGTTCGGGCATTTTCGTCACTGGATGCCGGAGGGCTGGCGCGAGGAAGTGGACGCGGCGCTGTCGGAGATGCGCCGCGTGGTGCGTCCCGGCGGTGCGCTCATGGTCATCGAGACGCTTGGCACCGGCCACGAGACGCCACGGGTCCATCCGGGCATGGACGAGTACTTCGCGCATCTGGAGCACGCGCATGGGCTTTCGCGCCGCTGGGTGCGCACCGACTACGTGTTCCCCGACGTCGAGGCCGCGGCGCGCATTTGCGGCGAATTCTTCGGTCCAGCGCTCGTGGCCCAGATCCGCGAGCGTGCTTGGGCGCGCGTTCCGGAGTGCACCGCGATCTTCACGGGCGCTCGCTGATCCACTTCGCGACGATCACCACATCGTCGCGCACGGAGAGACTCGCGGGCCCGAACGCGCACTGCACGGCTACGACACGCGCGAATTCGTCGCCGAATGTCGCAGCGGAATGTGACGCTTTCGCTTGCCGCTTCCCGCTCCCGCTCCCGTTTCCGGCTCCCATCATCGCCAGATTCCCGCGCTGGGGCGCGCGACGAACCTCGCGCGTCACACTCGGCCGATGGACCCCGAGGTGCGCAGCTCGCCGAGTAGCTCGCGCGGGGTCACTCCTGCAATGGAGCGAAACTCGGCAATCAGATGCGCTTGATCATAATAGCCGGCTCCGGCGGCAATGCCGGCCCAACCGGCCGGGCGGCTCTCCCGCGCGGCGCGCAGGGCGCGGTGAAAGCGCGTGAGCTTGGCGTAAGCCTTGGGCCCGACACCGAGTGTCTCCTGAAAGAGGCGGCGAAGGTGACGCTCGCTCACCCCGAGCTCGTCGGCGACGGCGCTCACGCTGCTCGCACTTCGCGTGGCGAGGCGCTTCGCGGCTTCCAGGGCGAGCGAGGTGTGGGCGCGGACCGCCTGGGCGGGTGCGGACCGCGCGACGATGGCACTCTCCAGAATGGCGGCCGCGGCGACCGTGTCTCGTGCCCCGGCGAGGCGCTCGTAGAGGTCCTCGGTGTCGGCTTTGCCCCAGAGGTCTTCGAGGGCGACGATTCGTCCGGTCAATTCCGGAGCCGACACGCCGAGCACGCGCTCGCTCGCGCCCAGCCGAAGGCGCGCCATCACGCTGCGCTGCCCGCGCCGAAGCATCTTGCGACGCGCGCTCTGCCCCACGCCCATCGCGTGCGCATCCAAACCGCCACGAGCCGACACCCCGAAGCGCGCGACGATCTGAAGCTCGGCATAGGGGAGCGCGACGCGCTGCCCGTCTCGGTCGCACTCGAGGACCGAGAGCTCGGCCACCGGGGACCCGCTCGACGGGAGCGACGCCCGCGCGACACGAGGCTCTTGAACGATGGGTGAGTGCACGAGTTATCTCATGCTACGCGCACGAGGCGCACGCAAGCTCGGCGAGGTGCTTGTCCGTTTCTTCCAATCGGCCCAACCACGCGGTGACTACAGTTCGGGGCATGAAGATCCTCGTCACCGGTGCCACCGGTAAGGTCGGAAGTCGCCTCTCCAAACGGCTCGCTCAGCGCGGCCATCACGTGCGTGCCCTCGTTCGCGACGAAGCGCGCGCAAAAGACCTGCGCGAAGCCCACATCGAGCTCGCTCTGGGCGATCTGCTCGAGCCGAGCTCCCTCTCCGCAGCGGTGCGCGGGGTCGACGCGGTCGTGCATTGTGCAGCCTTCTTTCGTGGCGCGACGCCGGAGCAGG harbors:
- a CDS encoding caspase family protein; translated protein: MLADEGDGPAAVASSLGPEQDHALVVGVNDYPKLRSLRGAIADAQAFAGWLLDPGGGGLSARNVRTILSTPDPLSPLGDEIDDALEAVIEQARREGGRRFYFYFSGHGCTGDRPHDLALCLADWSELRRRSSLSSDAWLDVIIRSGAFDEVAFFLDCCRVWAVRAVGRPPKIDFDRPVERTHAPRVFLAYATEFQRPANEVARTAGEVRGVFTEALVEGLRGAALGQGRMVSAASLKRYLEASTEMRARERGLFQRAEVLDGLASEARFGSSTHPAILRISFCGWNKEQMVLYGPGCDEIRRGDASSGPWELELSPGIYKIAEVASSKHQYIDYRADRPITWFAFYGPQFVFTLPACPRPSPELDFSQRPAIPAGAVISAVAACYAHTWDLDIDGADASSRLRIVVIPSSDAIMSPSPQQDVGEEWSVRGGGKTIPLDGHAEWRNADRYDSIFSARMKPGSYTLRCTGAEQREVAIHLYAGWSTLIVLHDQLDAPHFETMRVFLWPLAGIASSMSRIVRDVLTGFHLLSSRDEHSDLERSPRCVEIMNGESFDEPMSGLLAAHLVAHSERPDPDRIEAIAGHLESLIGPCPDVQALRLRAALLRGGELPGGPYSDPPMLRAGLLAFVEASHRVPEIIAPESALEHACVERLVDSPLSSWPVPQEEPSEEGWLTTTLRELAAERANGRAALDARAVTQELGVPTLAVKRWLEGT
- a CDS encoding TonB family protein — encoded protein: MTASSHAQPASEPPPEMTMPAPRGPTIPPYPEGATGDADVMLAILVRSDGKVTEARVIEGPEPFASAAAAAASSWEFEPARRNGKPISARIRFLVTFRAPAPAPEEPPPVDPPPTPPPPTPAPAVPPAKPPEPEPIEVRVQGEHQAPTTRTMSRVEVRQLPGAFGDPFRAIEAMPGVTPIASGVPYFFVRGAPPGNIGYFLDGIRVPLLFHVAAGPSVIHPGLVDRVDLYPGGYPSRFGRFTGGIVTGTVREPEKRFHGEGNIRLFDAGAMVEAPFANGRGAALVAGRYAYPELALKVFSPGVELGYWDYQARLHYDLTPSDRIGVFAFGSHDYLATIDEDDGEKETVVAGQFHRVDFRYDRRLGEHGKLRHAITLGYDESQARGGENAGKTWVLGSRTELTLRPSDKLTVRAGADAWVERFEIDIEENDDDAPSPNDLALMRQLTSRDDFTAAIWADAVIRPHPALEIIPGLRSDIFTSDGVAQATFDPRLSSRLELGKRLTLLSAFGVTHQPPSFLGAAPGLQIGGLRGGVQTGLLSSAGVEMSLPFDFTATVTGFRGAFFNLSDPIGNRPPGTELGYARQAELRGIGSTYGMEVWLRRSLTKRLGGFLSYTLSRSLRHIGNQTFESAYDRRHVLNLAASYDLGRNWRIGGRVVFYTGSPMILDYRVRRRDLGLPDDPDDGPDLPDTPEEHAQREQIQKLLAAYVQSLNLPDRLPNFFRLDVRLEKRWVFPNGRWLSFTVEVLNATAGKEVTQYECTFQDGCAPEEIGPLVIPSIGVEGGF
- a CDS encoding helix-turn-helix transcriptional regulator, which encodes MAELSVLECDRDGQRVALPYAELQIVARFGVSARGGLDAHAMGVGQSARRKMLRRGQRSVMARLRLGASERVLGVSAPELTGRIVALEDLWGKADTEDLYERLAGARDTVAAAAILESAIVARSAPAQAVRAHTSLALEAAKRLATRSASSVSAVADELGVSERHLRRLFQETLGVGPKAYAKLTRFHRALRAARESRPAGWAGIAAGAGYYDQAHLIAEFRSIAGVTPRELLGELRTSGSIGRV
- a CDS encoding dicarboxylate/amino acid:cation symporter, which gives rise to MPTAQRKPWYRRETFWVFVGLGLGVVIGGFFPQDAHPWAYNFFRFCSKSFILLIKGLIVPLLLSTIIVGIAQTGDLKAVGRMGGKALLYFEIVTTFALIIGLAIANLLRPGEHLPLDIGAQSSVTPAQAQSGWDIALHLFPSNLIEHAAKGDILPVVVFASLFGISLTRIGERGKPLLIFFDTVAQAMFKYTDMVMRLTPIGVFGAMAYNVSHMAAGHVVDGKTIKSWPAVIHLLKQYAALVGSLYLALAVLFLLVFVPVMVICGIKVIEFIRAIREPAVTAFSTASSEAALPRLLEDMVAFGVPRRVASFVIPTGYSFNLDGSTLYLVLASLTIAQAAKIELSLGQQIAMVLTFMLTSKGVAGVPRATLVIIAGTCASFGLPGEAGIAMLLAVDEVMDMGRTMINVIGNGLASVVIARWEKVFRNEPDEAQGLDVDVPPASSRGDVQVSGAP
- a CDS encoding XisI protein → MDTRATDREVIEKVLSEYAAIPYAHGNVDTVTVFDRESDHYLLMIVGSENGRRVHGCLVYIDRIGDKIWVQADGTERGMAPALVRAGIPAERIMLAFSSEGAYPYSDVLAA
- a CDS encoding class I SAM-dependent methyltransferase codes for the protein MSDRVSDAQARVYQEKGVPFSIHHADARSLPLPDASVDVAMAGWVFGHFRHWMPEGWREEVDAALSEMRRVVRPGGALMVIETLGTGHETPRVHPGMDEYFAHLEHAHGLSRRWVRTDYVFPDVEAAARICGEFFGPALVAQIRERAWARVPECTAIFTGAR